From a region of the Epinephelus fuscoguttatus linkage group LG21, E.fuscoguttatus.final_Chr_v1 genome:
- the LOC125881623 gene encoding poly(U)-binding-splicing factor PUF60-like isoform X7, with protein MAVTETAGGEALTMENGQGTGSKLGLPPLTPEQQEALQRAKKYAMEQSIKSVLVKQTIAHQQQQLTNLQMAAVTMGFGDPLSPLQSVAAQRQRALAIMCRVYVGSIYYELGEDTIRQAFAPFGPIKSIDMSWDSVTMKHKGFAFVEYDVPEAAQLALEQMNSVMLGGRNIKVGRPSNIGQAQPIIDQLAEEARAFNRIYVASVHPDLSDDDIKSVFEAFGRIKSCTLARDPTTGRHRGFGFIEYEKPQSALDAVSSMNLFDLGGQYLRVGKAVTPPMPLLTPTTPGGLPPAAAVAAAAATAKITAQEAVAGASVLGALAAPQLLGQQMGIPQAVMAAQAPGVITGVTPVRPPIPVLPQVGLVNPVLASPPVLSNQAGGSNQQERKEEKEEMLQDGTGQEMLSDQEHMSISGSSARHMVMQKLLRKSESTVMVLRNMVGPEDIDDDLEGEVTEECGKFGSVNRVIIYQEKQGEEEDADIIVKIFVEFSMASEMNKAIQALNDRWFGGRKVVAEVYDQDRFNSSDLSA; from the exons ATGGCGGTTACGGAGACTGCG GGAGGTGAAGCTCTGACGATGGAGAATGGACAGGGCACAGGCTCCAAGCTTGGCCTGCCGCCTCTCACCCCAGAGCAGCAGGAGGCACTTCAGAGG GCAAAGAAGTATGCCATGGAACAAAGCATTAAGAGTGTGTTGGTGAAACAGACCATCGCCCATCAGCAACAACAGCTCACCAACCTGCAG ATGGCAGCAGTGACAATGGGCTTTGGAGATCCTCTCTCACCTTTACAATCG GTGGCAGCGCAGCGGCAACGTGCCCTAGCCATCATGTGTCGGGTCTATGTGGGCTCCATATACTATGAGCTTGGTGAGGACACCATCAGACAGGCCTTTGCCCCCTTCGGCCCGATCAAGAGCATTGACATGTCGTGGGATTCAGTTACAATGAAACACAAG GGCTTTGCCTTTGTGGAGTATGATGTGCCAGAGGCTGCTCAGCTGGCACTGGAGCAGATGAACTCAGTCATGCTCGGGGGGCGAAACATTAAG GTTGGGCGGCCAAGTAACATCGGTCAGGCGCAACCCATCATTGACCAGCTGGCAGAGGAGGCGCGCGCCTTCAATCGGATCTACGTGGCGTCTGTCCACCCTGACCTGTCAGATGATGACATCAAGAGTGTGTTTGAGGCCTTCGGAAGGATCAAGTCTTGCACGTTAGCCAGAGACCCCACCACAGGGCGACACAGAGGCTTTGGCTTCATTG AGTATGAAAAGCCTCAGTCAGCCCTGGACGCTGTGTCATCTATGAACCTCTTTGACCTGGGGGGTCAGTACCTACGGGTGGGCAAAGCAGTGACTCCGCCCATGCCCCTACTGACCCCCACGACCCCTGGTGGTCTGCcgcctgctgcagctgtggcCGCAGCGGCAGCCACCGCTAAGATAACGGCCCAG GAGGCTGTAGCTGGCGCATCAGTCCTGGGGGCGTTAGCCGCGCCCCAACTTCTCGGTCAGCAAATGGGAATACCTCAGGCTGTTATGGCTGCCCAGGCACCAGGGGTCATCACAG GTGTGACTCCAGTGCGCCCTCCCATACCAGTGCTTCCCCAGGTCGGTCTTGTGAACCCTGTGCTCGCCTCGCCGCCAGTCCTGTCTAATCAAGCTGGTGGCTCCAACcaacaggagaggaaagaagagaaagaggagatgcTGCAGGACGGTACAGGGCAGGAGATGTTGAGTGACCAAGAACACATGAGCATCTCAGGCAGCAGTGCCAGACATATGGTGATGCAGAAACTGCTTAGAAAATCAGAG TCTACGGTGATGGTGCTTCGAAATATGGTTGGACCAGAGGACATCGACGACGACCTAGAGGGTGAGGTGACAGAAGAGTGCGGGAAGTTTGGCTCTGTCAACAGAGTCATCATATACCAGGAAAAgcaaggagaagaagaggatgcAGATATTATTGTCAAAATCTTTGTAGAGTTTTCCATGGCCTCAGAGATGAACAAAGCCATCCAGGCCCTCAATGACCGCTGGTTCGGAGGTCGCAAAGTTGTCGCAGAGGTGTATGACCAAGATCGATTCAACAGCAGTGACCTCTCTGCGTAA
- the LOC125881623 gene encoding poly(U)-binding-splicing factor PUF60-like isoform X2 — protein MAVTETAGGEALTMENGQGTGSKLGLPPLTPEQQEALQRAKKYAMEQSIKSVLVKQTIAHQQQQLTNLQMAAVTMGFGDPLSPLQSVAAQRQRALAIMCRVYVGSIYYELGEDTIRQAFAPFGPIKSIDMSWDSVTMKHKGFAFVEYDVPEAAQLALEQMNSVMLGGRNIKVGRPSNIGQAQPIIDQLAEEARAFNRIYVASVHPDLSDDDIKSVFEAFGRIKSCTLARDPTTGRHRGFGFIEYEKPQSALDAVSSMNLFDLGGQYLRVGKAVTPPMPLLTPTTPGGLPPAAAVAAAAATAKITAQASMNPFQRDLMAFQEAVAGASVLGALAAPQLLGQQMGIPQAVMAAQAPGVITGVTPVRPPIPVLPQVGLVNPVLASPPVLSNQAGGSNQQERKEEKEEMLQDGTGQEMLSDQEHMSISGSSARHMVMQKLLRKSESTVMVLRNMVGPEDIDDDLEGEVTEECGKFGSVNRVIIYQEKQGEEEDADIIVKIFVEFSMASEMNKAIQALNDRWFGGRKVVAEVYDQDRFNSSDLSA, from the exons ATGGCGGTTACGGAGACTGCG GGAGGTGAAGCTCTGACGATGGAGAATGGACAGGGCACAGGCTCCAAGCTTGGCCTGCCGCCTCTCACCCCAGAGCAGCAGGAGGCACTTCAGAGG GCAAAGAAGTATGCCATGGAACAAAGCATTAAGAGTGTGTTGGTGAAACAGACCATCGCCCATCAGCAACAACAGCTCACCAACCTGCAG ATGGCAGCAGTGACAATGGGCTTTGGAGATCCTCTCTCACCTTTACAATCG GTGGCAGCGCAGCGGCAACGTGCCCTAGCCATCATGTGTCGGGTCTATGTGGGCTCCATATACTATGAGCTTGGTGAGGACACCATCAGACAGGCCTTTGCCCCCTTCGGCCCGATCAAGAGCATTGACATGTCGTGGGATTCAGTTACAATGAAACACAAG GGCTTTGCCTTTGTGGAGTATGATGTGCCAGAGGCTGCTCAGCTGGCACTGGAGCAGATGAACTCAGTCATGCTCGGGGGGCGAAACATTAAG GTTGGGCGGCCAAGTAACATCGGTCAGGCGCAACCCATCATTGACCAGCTGGCAGAGGAGGCGCGCGCCTTCAATCGGATCTACGTGGCGTCTGTCCACCCTGACCTGTCAGATGATGACATCAAGAGTGTGTTTGAGGCCTTCGGAAGGATCAAGTCTTGCACGTTAGCCAGAGACCCCACCACAGGGCGACACAGAGGCTTTGGCTTCATTG AGTATGAAAAGCCTCAGTCAGCCCTGGACGCTGTGTCATCTATGAACCTCTTTGACCTGGGGGGTCAGTACCTACGGGTGGGCAAAGCAGTGACTCCGCCCATGCCCCTACTGACCCCCACGACCCCTGGTGGTCTGCcgcctgctgcagctgtggcCGCAGCGGCAGCCACCGCTAAGATAACGGCCCAGGCAAGTATGAATCCCTTCCAAAGGGATTTAATGGCCTTCCAG GAGGCTGTAGCTGGCGCATCAGTCCTGGGGGCGTTAGCCGCGCCCCAACTTCTCGGTCAGCAAATGGGAATACCTCAGGCTGTTATGGCTGCCCAGGCACCAGGGGTCATCACAG GTGTGACTCCAGTGCGCCCTCCCATACCAGTGCTTCCCCAGGTCGGTCTTGTGAACCCTGTGCTCGCCTCGCCGCCAGTCCTGTCTAATCAAGCTGGTGGCTCCAACcaacaggagaggaaagaagagaaagaggagatgcTGCAGGACGGTACAGGGCAGGAGATGTTGAGTGACCAAGAACACATGAGCATCTCAGGCAGCAGTGCCAGACATATGGTGATGCAGAAACTGCTTAGAAAATCAGAG TCTACGGTGATGGTGCTTCGAAATATGGTTGGACCAGAGGACATCGACGACGACCTAGAGGGTGAGGTGACAGAAGAGTGCGGGAAGTTTGGCTCTGTCAACAGAGTCATCATATACCAGGAAAAgcaaggagaagaagaggatgcAGATATTATTGTCAAAATCTTTGTAGAGTTTTCCATGGCCTCAGAGATGAACAAAGCCATCCAGGCCCTCAATGACCGCTGGTTCGGAGGTCGCAAAGTTGTCGCAGAGGTGTATGACCAAGATCGATTCAACAGCAGTGACCTCTCTGCGTAA
- the LOC125881623 gene encoding poly(U)-binding-splicing factor PUF60-like isoform X8: protein MAVTETAGGEALTMENGQGTGSKLGLPPLTPEQQEALQRAKKYAMEQSIKSVLVKQTIAHQQQQLTNLQMAAVTMGFGDPLSPLQSVAAQRQRALAIMCRVYVGSIYYELGEDTIRQAFAPFGPIKSIDMSWDSVTMKHKGFAFVEYDVPEAAQLALEQMNSVMLGGRNIKVGRPSNIGQAQPIIDQLAEEARAFNRIYVASVHPDLSDDDIKSVFEAFGRIKSCTLARDPTTGRHRGFGFIEYEKPQSALDAVSSMNLFDLGGQYLRVGKAVTPPMPLLTPTTPGGLPPAAAVAAAAATAKITAQEAVAGASVLGALAAPQLLGQQMGIPQAVMAAQAPGVITVRPPIPVLPQVGLVNPVLASPPVLSNQAGGSNQQERKEEKEEMLQDGTGQEMLSDQEHMSISGSSARHMVMQKLLRKSESTVMVLRNMVGPEDIDDDLEGEVTEECGKFGSVNRVIIYQEKQGEEEDADIIVKIFVEFSMASEMNKAIQALNDRWFGGRKVVAEVYDQDRFNSSDLSA from the exons ATGGCGGTTACGGAGACTGCG GGAGGTGAAGCTCTGACGATGGAGAATGGACAGGGCACAGGCTCCAAGCTTGGCCTGCCGCCTCTCACCCCAGAGCAGCAGGAGGCACTTCAGAGG GCAAAGAAGTATGCCATGGAACAAAGCATTAAGAGTGTGTTGGTGAAACAGACCATCGCCCATCAGCAACAACAGCTCACCAACCTGCAG ATGGCAGCAGTGACAATGGGCTTTGGAGATCCTCTCTCACCTTTACAATCG GTGGCAGCGCAGCGGCAACGTGCCCTAGCCATCATGTGTCGGGTCTATGTGGGCTCCATATACTATGAGCTTGGTGAGGACACCATCAGACAGGCCTTTGCCCCCTTCGGCCCGATCAAGAGCATTGACATGTCGTGGGATTCAGTTACAATGAAACACAAG GGCTTTGCCTTTGTGGAGTATGATGTGCCAGAGGCTGCTCAGCTGGCACTGGAGCAGATGAACTCAGTCATGCTCGGGGGGCGAAACATTAAG GTTGGGCGGCCAAGTAACATCGGTCAGGCGCAACCCATCATTGACCAGCTGGCAGAGGAGGCGCGCGCCTTCAATCGGATCTACGTGGCGTCTGTCCACCCTGACCTGTCAGATGATGACATCAAGAGTGTGTTTGAGGCCTTCGGAAGGATCAAGTCTTGCACGTTAGCCAGAGACCCCACCACAGGGCGACACAGAGGCTTTGGCTTCATTG AGTATGAAAAGCCTCAGTCAGCCCTGGACGCTGTGTCATCTATGAACCTCTTTGACCTGGGGGGTCAGTACCTACGGGTGGGCAAAGCAGTGACTCCGCCCATGCCCCTACTGACCCCCACGACCCCTGGTGGTCTGCcgcctgctgcagctgtggcCGCAGCGGCAGCCACCGCTAAGATAACGGCCCAG GAGGCTGTAGCTGGCGCATCAGTCCTGGGGGCGTTAGCCGCGCCCCAACTTCTCGGTCAGCAAATGGGAATACCTCAGGCTGTTATGGCTGCCCAGGCACCAGGGGTCATCACAG TGCGCCCTCCCATACCAGTGCTTCCCCAGGTCGGTCTTGTGAACCCTGTGCTCGCCTCGCCGCCAGTCCTGTCTAATCAAGCTGGTGGCTCCAACcaacaggagaggaaagaagagaaagaggagatgcTGCAGGACGGTACAGGGCAGGAGATGTTGAGTGACCAAGAACACATGAGCATCTCAGGCAGCAGTGCCAGACATATGGTGATGCAGAAACTGCTTAGAAAATCAGAG TCTACGGTGATGGTGCTTCGAAATATGGTTGGACCAGAGGACATCGACGACGACCTAGAGGGTGAGGTGACAGAAGAGTGCGGGAAGTTTGGCTCTGTCAACAGAGTCATCATATACCAGGAAAAgcaaggagaagaagaggatgcAGATATTATTGTCAAAATCTTTGTAGAGTTTTCCATGGCCTCAGAGATGAACAAAGCCATCCAGGCCCTCAATGACCGCTGGTTCGGAGGTCGCAAAGTTGTCGCAGAGGTGTATGACCAAGATCGATTCAACAGCAGTGACCTCTCTGCGTAA
- the LOC125881623 gene encoding poly(U)-binding-splicing factor PUF60-like isoform X3, producing MAVTETAGGEALTMENGQGTGSKLGLPPLTPEQQEALQRAKKYAMEQSIKSVLVKQTIAHQQQQLTNLQMAAVTMGFGDPLSPLQSVAAQRQRALAIMCRVYVGSIYYELGEDTIRQAFAPFGPIKSIDMSWDSVTMKHKGFAFVEYDVPEAAQLALEQMNSVMLGGRNIKVGRPSNIGQAQPIIDQLAEEARAFNRIYVASVHPDLSDDDIKSVFEAFGRIKSCTLARDPTTGRHRGFGFIEYEKPQSALDAVSSMNLFDLGGQYLRVGKAVTPPMPLLTPTTPGGLPPAAAVAAAAATAKITAQASMNPFQRDLMAFQEAVAGASVLGALAAPQLLGQQMGIPQAVMAAQAPGVITVRPPIPVLPQVGLVNPVLASPPVLSNQAGGSNQQERKEEKEEMLQDGTGQEMLSDQEHMSISGSSARHMVMQKLLRKSESTVMVLRNMVGPEDIDDDLEGEVTEECGKFGSVNRVIIYQEKQGEEEDADIIVKIFVEFSMASEMNKAIQALNDRWFGGRKVVAEVYDQDRFNSSDLSA from the exons ATGGCGGTTACGGAGACTGCG GGAGGTGAAGCTCTGACGATGGAGAATGGACAGGGCACAGGCTCCAAGCTTGGCCTGCCGCCTCTCACCCCAGAGCAGCAGGAGGCACTTCAGAGG GCAAAGAAGTATGCCATGGAACAAAGCATTAAGAGTGTGTTGGTGAAACAGACCATCGCCCATCAGCAACAACAGCTCACCAACCTGCAG ATGGCAGCAGTGACAATGGGCTTTGGAGATCCTCTCTCACCTTTACAATCG GTGGCAGCGCAGCGGCAACGTGCCCTAGCCATCATGTGTCGGGTCTATGTGGGCTCCATATACTATGAGCTTGGTGAGGACACCATCAGACAGGCCTTTGCCCCCTTCGGCCCGATCAAGAGCATTGACATGTCGTGGGATTCAGTTACAATGAAACACAAG GGCTTTGCCTTTGTGGAGTATGATGTGCCAGAGGCTGCTCAGCTGGCACTGGAGCAGATGAACTCAGTCATGCTCGGGGGGCGAAACATTAAG GTTGGGCGGCCAAGTAACATCGGTCAGGCGCAACCCATCATTGACCAGCTGGCAGAGGAGGCGCGCGCCTTCAATCGGATCTACGTGGCGTCTGTCCACCCTGACCTGTCAGATGATGACATCAAGAGTGTGTTTGAGGCCTTCGGAAGGATCAAGTCTTGCACGTTAGCCAGAGACCCCACCACAGGGCGACACAGAGGCTTTGGCTTCATTG AGTATGAAAAGCCTCAGTCAGCCCTGGACGCTGTGTCATCTATGAACCTCTTTGACCTGGGGGGTCAGTACCTACGGGTGGGCAAAGCAGTGACTCCGCCCATGCCCCTACTGACCCCCACGACCCCTGGTGGTCTGCcgcctgctgcagctgtggcCGCAGCGGCAGCCACCGCTAAGATAACGGCCCAGGCAAGTATGAATCCCTTCCAAAGGGATTTAATGGCCTTCCAG GAGGCTGTAGCTGGCGCATCAGTCCTGGGGGCGTTAGCCGCGCCCCAACTTCTCGGTCAGCAAATGGGAATACCTCAGGCTGTTATGGCTGCCCAGGCACCAGGGGTCATCACAG TGCGCCCTCCCATACCAGTGCTTCCCCAGGTCGGTCTTGTGAACCCTGTGCTCGCCTCGCCGCCAGTCCTGTCTAATCAAGCTGGTGGCTCCAACcaacaggagaggaaagaagagaaagaggagatgcTGCAGGACGGTACAGGGCAGGAGATGTTGAGTGACCAAGAACACATGAGCATCTCAGGCAGCAGTGCCAGACATATGGTGATGCAGAAACTGCTTAGAAAATCAGAG TCTACGGTGATGGTGCTTCGAAATATGGTTGGACCAGAGGACATCGACGACGACCTAGAGGGTGAGGTGACAGAAGAGTGCGGGAAGTTTGGCTCTGTCAACAGAGTCATCATATACCAGGAAAAgcaaggagaagaagaggatgcAGATATTATTGTCAAAATCTTTGTAGAGTTTTCCATGGCCTCAGAGATGAACAAAGCCATCCAGGCCCTCAATGACCGCTGGTTCGGAGGTCGCAAAGTTGTCGCAGAGGTGTATGACCAAGATCGATTCAACAGCAGTGACCTCTCTGCGTAA